In the Flavobacterium pallidum genome, one interval contains:
- a CDS encoding S9 family peptidase — protein sequence MAHNLPAPVAKIIPKQLEKYGDIRTDNYYWLNNRENPEVIDYLKKENEYYQKMTAHTKPLQDELFKEMKARIKEDDSSVPYFYNGYYYITRFETGKDYPIYSRRKGSLSAKEEILFDCNDMAKGHTYFHMGGLSISPDNTQVAFGIDIVGRRIYTIQVKSLLTDEVIADKIENTTGNSVWANDNKTIFYTRQDKVTLRSDKVYRHKSGSDPKKDVLVYHEKDDTFAVEVSKSKSRKYIIIESGSTLTTEYRFLAADHAEGDFKVFQKRIRGLEYSISHYGNHFYIRTNADHAENFKLMQTPENATEKSHWTELIPHRKDVLLEDIEIFKDYLVVEERSNGLTKIQIRPWNGEGAYYLPFESETYTAYTTTNVDFETDVLRYSYQSMATPSSVIDFNMKTKHKEVLKEQQVLGGKFDKNNYTEERLWATAADGTKIPISVVYRKGLKKDNSNPTLLYAYGSYGASMDPYFSSTRLSLLDRGFVYAIAHIRGGEELGRHWYEDGKLLKKKNTFTDFIDCSKFLIAEKYTAAQHLYAEGGSAGGLLMGVVVNMAPELYHGVIAQVPFVDVVTTMLDDSIPLTTGEYDEWGNPNEKKYYEYMKSYSPYDNVTAKAYPNMYVSTGLHDSQVQYWEPAKWVAKLRALKTDNNLLFLDTNMDAGHGGASGRFEALKELAKEFSFLLDLEGIER from the coding sequence ATGGCCCACAACTTACCAGCCCCGGTAGCTAAGATTATTCCAAAACAACTTGAAAAATATGGCGACATCCGTACCGATAATTATTATTGGCTCAATAATCGCGAGAATCCCGAAGTCATCGATTACCTTAAAAAGGAGAACGAATATTACCAGAAGATGACTGCCCATACCAAACCTTTACAGGATGAATTGTTTAAGGAAATGAAAGCCAGGATTAAGGAAGACGACAGTTCCGTCCCCTATTTTTATAATGGCTATTATTACATCACCCGTTTCGAGACCGGTAAGGATTACCCAATTTATTCACGCCGCAAAGGCAGCCTTTCTGCAAAAGAAGAGATTTTGTTTGACTGCAATGACATGGCAAAAGGGCATACGTATTTCCATATGGGAGGCCTCAGCATCAGCCCCGATAATACGCAGGTAGCTTTTGGAATTGACATTGTAGGCAGGAGGATTTATACCATTCAGGTCAAAAGCCTCCTGACTGATGAAGTAATTGCTGATAAGATTGAAAATACCACAGGAAATTCAGTCTGGGCAAATGATAATAAAACCATTTTCTATACCCGCCAGGATAAAGTGACCTTACGTTCTGATAAGGTGTATCGCCATAAATCCGGTTCCGATCCTAAAAAAGATGTATTGGTTTATCATGAAAAAGACGACACTTTTGCGGTAGAAGTCAGTAAATCGAAATCCCGTAAATACATCATCATCGAATCCGGAAGTACGCTGACTACAGAATACCGTTTCCTTGCTGCTGACCATGCGGAAGGAGATTTTAAGGTATTCCAGAAAAGGATACGCGGACTCGAATATTCCATTTCCCATTACGGAAATCATTTCTATATCCGTACCAATGCAGATCATGCTGAAAACTTTAAGCTGATGCAAACACCTGAAAATGCTACAGAAAAATCGCATTGGACGGAATTGATCCCGCATCGTAAAGACGTGCTTCTGGAAGATATCGAGATTTTTAAAGATTATCTTGTCGTAGAAGAGCGCTCAAACGGACTCACGAAAATCCAGATCCGCCCCTGGAATGGGGAAGGTGCTTATTACCTTCCGTTTGAAAGCGAAACCTATACGGCATACACCACTACAAATGTTGATTTTGAAACCGATGTGCTGCGTTACAGTTACCAGTCGATGGCTACGCCGTCATCGGTAATCGATTTCAATATGAAAACCAAACATAAGGAGGTACTGAAGGAGCAACAGGTGCTCGGCGGCAAATTCGACAAAAATAACTATACAGAAGAAAGGCTGTGGGCAACCGCTGCCGATGGTACGAAAATCCCAATTTCAGTCGTTTACAGAAAAGGATTGAAAAAAGACAATAGCAATCCAACGTTGCTTTATGCGTATGGTTCCTACGGCGCTTCGATGGATCCCTATTTTTCTTCAACGAGGTTATCATTGCTCGACCGTGGGTTTGTTTATGCCATTGCACACATCCGCGGAGGCGAAGAACTCGGCCGCCACTGGTATGAAGACGGGAAATTGCTTAAAAAGAAAAATACATTTACTGATTTTATTGATTGCTCAAAGTTTCTGATTGCTGAAAAATATACTGCTGCACAACATTTATACGCTGAAGGCGGTTCCGCAGGCGGCTTATTGATGGGTGTTGTTGTTAATATGGCACCTGAATTGTATCATGGTGTAATTGCCCAGGTTCCGTTTGTAGATGTCGTCACTACCATGCTCGATGATTCCATCCCACTAACGACAGGGGAGTACGATGAATGGGGCAATCCGAATGAAAAAAAATATTACGAGTATATGAAATCCTATTCTCCATATGACAATGTCACGGCAAAAGCGTATCCTAACATGTACGTTTCCACAGGCTTGCATGATTCACAGGTGCAATATTGGGAACCAGCAAAATGGGTGGCCAAATTGCGGGCATTAAAAACAGATAACAACCTGCTGTTTCTCGATACGAACATGGATGCCGGCCACGGCGGTGCTTCGGGAAGATTTGAAGCCCTGAAAGAACTGGCAAAGGAATTCAGTTTTTTGTTAGATTTAGAGGGAATAGAAAGATAG
- a CDS encoding PLP-dependent cysteine synthase family protein yields MKEDIKAYDNVLGLIGNTPLIKLNKITESLPGNFYAKVEAFNPGHSTKDRIALYIIEEAEKQGILSPGDTIIETTSGNTGFSLAMVSIIKGYNCILAVSSKSSKDKIDMLRSLGAKVYVCPAHVSADDDRSYYSVAKRLHEETKGSVYINQYFNQLNIDAHYKSTGPEIWEQTNGKITHLIACSGTGGTISGAAKYLKERNPEIRILGVDAFGSVLKKYHETKEFDANEIYPYRIEGLGKNLIPTATDFDVIDHFMKVTDEESAHTTREIAKKEGLFVGYTSGAVMQAIKQYAEEGEFNENSNVIAIFPDHGSRYMSKVFSDDWMNEQGFFDSVNAEEAQKIEFIK; encoded by the coding sequence ATGAAAGAAGATATAAAAGCTTACGATAATGTTTTAGGTTTAATAGGAAACACACCTCTTATAAAACTGAACAAAATCACTGAATCTTTACCGGGAAATTTTTACGCAAAAGTAGAAGCCTTTAACCCGGGACACTCGACTAAAGACAGGATTGCACTTTACATTATCGAAGAGGCTGAAAAACAAGGCATTCTTTCTCCCGGTGATACCATCATTGAAACCACTTCGGGAAATACGGGATTCAGCCTGGCCATGGTCAGCATCATTAAAGGATACAACTGTATTCTTGCTGTAAGTTCCAAATCATCAAAAGACAAAATCGACATGCTGCGCAGCCTTGGGGCCAAAGTGTACGTTTGCCCGGCACACGTTTCGGCAGATGATGACCGCTCTTATTACAGTGTTGCCAAGCGTTTGCACGAAGAAACAAAAGGCTCCGTATACATCAACCAGTATTTCAACCAATTGAATATTGACGCACATTACAAGTCTACCGGACCTGAAATCTGGGAACAGACCAATGGGAAGATTACCCACCTTATTGCGTGTAGCGGTACCGGCGGAACCATTTCCGGCGCTGCGAAATACCTCAAGGAAAGAAATCCTGAAATCCGTATTTTAGGCGTTGATGCTTTTGGTTCTGTATTAAAAAAATACCATGAAACCAAAGAATTCGATGCCAACGAGATTTATCCGTACCGTATCGAAGGATTGGGTAAAAACCTGATTCCAACTGCTACCGATTTCGATGTTATTGATCATTTCATGAAAGTAACCGATGAGGAAAGCGCCCATACTACAAGGGAAATCGCTAAAAAAGAAGGTTTATTCGTAGGATATACTTCCGGTGCTGTAATGCAGGCCATCAAGCAATATGCAGAAGAAGGAGAGTTTAATGAAAACAGTAATGTCATTGCCATCTTTCCTGATCACGGTTCGCGTTATATGAGCAAAGTATTCAGTGATGACTGGATGAATGAGCAGGGATTCTTTGATAGTGTAAATGCTGAGGAAGCGCAGAAGATAGAATTCATTAAATAA
- a CDS encoding head GIN domain-containing protein yields MKNAIQVLVVFMFSMFAHAQDKRNPGHFTGVEVRGAFDVVLMKGTEGVTVHADKSTLQYIKTEVQNGILAIYVEGKHNIKGDVKIEVSYETLSQVILNGSGDIVNEGKIDTQNMNVQLIGSGDITLSIQAENMKASLDGSGDIKLEGKATNFKADVTGSGDLEAHKLQAQNVKAKVIGSGDCSVYAAAAIQAFVEGSGDITYYGNPPAEETKVSGSGSIDKK; encoded by the coding sequence ATGAAAAATGCAATTCAGGTTTTAGTTGTTTTTATGTTCTCCATGTTTGCTCATGCACAGGATAAAAGAAATCCCGGCCATTTTACCGGTGTAGAAGTTCGAGGCGCTTTCGATGTTGTTTTAATGAAAGGCACCGAAGGCGTTACAGTACATGCCGACAAATCAACTTTGCAATACATTAAGACAGAGGTTCAAAATGGTATATTGGCCATTTACGTGGAAGGAAAGCACAACATTAAAGGCGATGTAAAAATCGAAGTTTCTTATGAAACACTAAGCCAGGTTATCCTTAACGGTTCCGGAGATATTGTTAACGAAGGAAAAATTGATACGCAAAATATGAATGTACAATTGATTGGTTCCGGCGATATCACATTAAGCATCCAGGCTGAAAACATGAAGGCTTCCCTTGACGGCTCCGGAGACATTAAGCTTGAGGGCAAAGCAACAAACTTCAAGGCTGATGTAACGGGTTCAGGGGATTTGGAAGCGCACAAACTTCAGGCACAAAATGTAAAGGCAAAAGTAATCGGTTCCGGAGATTGTTCTGTTTACGCAGCAGCGGCAATTCAGGCCTTTGTGGAAGGTTCGGGAGACATTACCTATTATGGAAATCCACCTGCAGAAGAAACCAAAGTTTCAGGTTCTGGAAGTATCGACAAAAAATAA
- a CDS encoding DUF4097 family beta strand repeat-containing protein gives MRIKFKSIVIALLFLSGFAAKATDGLVKKEKKISKAYNVNADAIADIKNKYGNIYVATWDENKIQIDVVITVEGRDEKKVDKRLSSIDVAFEALKAKISAKTIFGGEAENKTNMEVNYTVRIPRKGSIDLNNKYGNIIVDRISGYANIDCQYGNLTIGDLQGDINSIRLKYCDKTTIGSAKSITLDSQYSNVNLKKADNIIYSGDYSNFSAQETGKVIYKGDYGELFLGEVDDITIRGDYLTMKIVMLNKNLASNTSYSNLNLGIAAKANNVAINGDYSNFEIRYDADYSFDFDIALRYTDLKSSGLTFQSKKESGTSSNYKGFYKSAGKNKLNIALEYGDLKLIRI, from the coding sequence ATGAGAATCAAATTTAAATCAATAGTAATAGCGCTCCTTTTCCTTTCCGGATTTGCTGCAAAAGCAACTGATGGGCTGGTGAAGAAGGAGAAGAAAATCAGCAAGGCTTATAACGTCAACGCCGATGCCATAGCGGATATCAAGAACAAATACGGCAATATTTATGTCGCCACCTGGGACGAAAACAAGATACAGATCGATGTGGTGATTACTGTGGAAGGCAGGGATGAAAAGAAAGTTGACAAACGCCTCAGCTCTATTGATGTGGCATTTGAAGCTTTGAAAGCTAAGATTTCAGCTAAAACTATTTTCGGGGGCGAAGCGGAAAATAAAACCAATATGGAAGTCAATTACACTGTCAGGATTCCGCGAAAAGGCAGTATTGATTTGAATAACAAATACGGCAATATTATCGTCGACAGGATTTCAGGTTATGCCAATATCGATTGTCAATATGGCAACCTGACGATTGGGGATTTGCAGGGTGATATCAATAGCATCCGTTTGAAATATTGTGACAAGACCACCATCGGTTCTGCAAAATCCATCACGCTCGATTCACAGTATTCCAATGTAAACCTTAAAAAGGCCGATAATATCATTTATAGCGGCGATTATTCGAACTTCAGTGCACAGGAAACAGGTAAAGTGATTTATAAAGGAGATTATGGGGAATTATTTTTAGGGGAAGTCGATGATATTACCATCCGCGGGGATTACCTGACGATGAAAATAGTAATGCTGAATAAAAACCTGGCTTCCAACACAAGCTACAGCAACCTGAATCTTGGGATTGCCGCCAAAGCAAATAATGTGGCCATTAATGGCGATTACTCCAACTTTGAAATCAGGTATGATGCCGACTACAGTTTTGATTTCGACATTGCCCTGAGATACACGGACCTAAAGTCAAGCGGATTGACCTTCCAAAGTAAAAAAGAGTCCGGGACTTCCTCGAATTACAAAGGATTTTATAAAAGTGCAGGAAAAAATAAACTGAATATCGCGTTGGAATACGGCGATTTGAAATTAATCAGGATCTAA
- a CDS encoding RNA polymerase sigma factor, which produces MEQTETHIDNLIRLCKENSRAAQFELYNLYYKAMYNTALRIVKDIHWAEDVMQESFMKAFTKLDSFKGEVTFGAWLKRIVINHSIDNYKKINKNAVSSLDDVLYKVGDHAEETDGFDFTGMKAQQILNCIKSLKDNYRLVLTLLFVEGYDQEEISEIMNINAGNCRTLISRAKDSLRQKIDSL; this is translated from the coding sequence TTGGAACAGACCGAAACCCATATCGATAACCTGATACGGTTGTGCAAGGAAAACAGCCGTGCCGCACAGTTCGAATTGTACAATCTCTATTATAAAGCGATGTACAACACTGCACTGCGGATCGTTAAGGACATTCATTGGGCGGAAGATGTGATGCAGGAATCGTTCATGAAAGCTTTTACGAAGCTGGATTCGTTTAAGGGCGAAGTGACTTTCGGGGCGTGGCTCAAAAGGATTGTCATCAACCACAGCATCGACAACTATAAGAAAATCAACAAGAATGCGGTATCATCATTAGACGATGTACTTTATAAAGTGGGCGATCATGCAGAGGAAACGGACGGATTTGATTTTACTGGCATGAAAGCACAACAGATCCTGAATTGCATCAAATCATTGAAAGACAATTACAGGCTGGTACTGACCTTACTTTTCGTAGAAGGTTATGATCAGGAGGAAATCAGCGAAATCATGAACATTAACGCAGGCAATTGCAGGACACTGATCAGCAGGGCGAAAGACAGCCTGCGGCAAAAAATAGACAGCTTATGA
- a CDS encoding YebC/PmpR family DNA-binding transcriptional regulator, which produces MGRAFEFRKGRKMKRWSAMAKAFTRIGKDIVMAVKEGGPNPEANSRLRAVMQNAKAANMPKENVERAIKKATDKDTANYKEVLFEGYAPHGIALLIETATDNNNRTVANIRSYFNKCNGTMGTQGSVEFMFDHTCNFRIPSDGVDVEELELEFIDFGAEEIFADEDGILIYAPFESFGAIQKELESRGMEILSSGFERIPQITKELTEAQVADVEKLIEKIEEDDDVMNVYHTMQE; this is translated from the coding sequence ATGGGAAGAGCGTTTGAGTTCAGGAAAGGCAGGAAAATGAAGCGTTGGTCGGCGATGGCCAAAGCATTTACCCGTATCGGGAAAGATATCGTAATGGCCGTGAAGGAAGGCGGCCCGAATCCGGAAGCCAATTCAAGGCTGCGTGCCGTCATGCAGAATGCGAAGGCTGCAAACATGCCAAAGGAAAACGTAGAGCGTGCGATTAAAAAAGCTACCGATAAAGATACCGCGAATTATAAAGAAGTATTGTTCGAAGGTTATGCGCCACACGGCATCGCGTTGCTGATTGAAACCGCTACCGACAATAATAACAGGACTGTGGCCAACATCCGCAGTTATTTCAATAAATGTAACGGGACAATGGGAACCCAGGGTTCGGTAGAGTTTATGTTTGACCATACCTGCAATTTCAGGATTCCTTCTGATGGCGTTGACGTGGAAGAACTCGAACTGGAATTCATCGATTTCGGAGCGGAAGAGATTTTTGCTGATGAAGACGGCATTTTGATTTATGCGCCTTTCGAAAGTTTTGGCGCCATCCAGAAAGAACTGGAAAGCCGCGGGATGGAAATCCTGTCGTCAGGATTCGAAAGGATCCCGCAGATTACCAAAGAACTTACGGAAGCACAGGTCGCCGATGTCGAGAAACTCATCGAGAAGATCGAGGAAGATGATGACGTGATGAACGTGTATCATACCATGCAAGAATAA
- a CDS encoding S41 family peptidase produces the protein MKKLLPVLLLWNITLYAQDSGKACELLSKINTLVQREHYKPKPIDDSLSAYVFDEMMNRLDMGRNIFSKNEYDKLTAHRLKIDDYLNEGKCGFLDEFTETWKTALVRKQKTIESLRNVALDYNSKDSVKFSKKNFAFDLAETDFDRVWKKRLRFEILDDIAKLSKNLDSLKQNFVSLEKISKAKILDTNLCKVSSILENKKGLEYQLQGFMLDAFCSYFDPHSNYFSVDAKSSFLSGLSTSNLSLGLDITLNEKEEIIVGDVIPGGPAARSGKFEKGDTIVRVANAKGEEYWVSCTSLETIGELIFSDTNKEVNITIRKKNGSTVEAGLQKEIMKDLQNSVYSYIAEKNGMRVGYINIPNFYSDFESNSPFGCADDVVKEIIKLQEDKVEGIVIDLLDNGGGSMEEAIRLVGMFIDIGPVSILANSKGRQNILKDTNRGMAYTGPVVILVNGFSASASEFFSAAMQDYNRAIVIGAPTLGKATMQTIMPLDNKNEDFVKLTVEKFYRITGESGQIKGVIPDLELPVLFDGVIKREDSYRNALVHDSIATKARFQRLLIPNKDRVLGLSKERIKNNSRFNDLRRYNNEINIMYEKQRGPIRLTLADVFKDIHEIDPLWDKVKEITQRPANTAISNTTYEIMKMDSDPFEKEINTFKIKDVQNSPYLEEAINIIRDYKEFLKMN, from the coding sequence ATGAAGAAACTATTACCGGTTTTGTTATTGTGGAATATCACGCTGTATGCGCAGGACAGCGGCAAGGCCTGTGAATTGCTTTCAAAAATAAATACGCTCGTACAGCGTGAACACTACAAACCCAAGCCGATCGACGACAGTCTTTCGGCTTATGTTTTTGATGAAATGATGAACCGGCTTGATATGGGGCGGAATATTTTCAGCAAAAATGAGTATGACAAACTTACGGCACACCGCCTAAAGATCGATGATTACCTTAACGAGGGGAAATGCGGCTTTTTGGATGAATTTACCGAAACCTGGAAAACAGCCTTGGTACGCAAGCAGAAAACCATTGAATCCTTGCGTAACGTGGCCCTGGATTATAATTCTAAAGACAGCGTGAAATTCAGCAAAAAGAATTTTGCTTTTGATCTTGCCGAAACCGATTTCGATCGTGTATGGAAAAAAAGGCTGCGGTTTGAAATCCTTGACGATATTGCCAAACTCAGCAAAAACCTTGATTCGCTGAAACAAAATTTTGTGTCTTTGGAAAAAATATCCAAAGCTAAAATACTGGATACCAATTTATGTAAAGTATCCAGCATCCTTGAGAACAAGAAAGGCCTCGAATACCAATTGCAGGGCTTTATGCTTGATGCATTCTGCAGTTATTTCGATCCGCATTCCAATTATTTTTCGGTGGATGCTAAATCGAGTTTCCTGTCAGGCCTTTCTACGAGCAACCTGTCCCTTGGACTTGATATTACGTTAAACGAAAAAGAGGAAATCATCGTCGGGGATGTTATTCCCGGCGGCCCGGCAGCGCGAAGCGGGAAATTTGAAAAAGGCGATACCATCGTCAGGGTAGCCAATGCAAAAGGGGAAGAATATTGGGTTTCATGCACTTCATTGGAAACCATTGGGGAACTGATTTTTTCGGATACCAATAAGGAAGTCAATATTACGATTCGGAAAAAAAATGGCAGCACCGTTGAGGCTGGCCTGCAGAAGGAAATCATGAAAGACCTTCAAAACAGTGTTTACAGCTACATCGCCGAAAAAAACGGTATGCGCGTGGGTTATATCAATATCCCTAATTTTTATTCCGATTTTGAAAGCAACAGCCCTTTTGGCTGCGCCGATGATGTGGTAAAGGAGATAATCAAGCTCCAGGAGGACAAAGTGGAAGGGATCGTAATTGATTTACTCGACAATGGCGGTGGCTCTATGGAGGAAGCCATCAGGCTCGTCGGGATGTTCATAGATATCGGGCCGGTTTCAATATTGGCGAATAGCAAAGGCCGCCAGAATATCCTGAAAGATACCAATCGCGGCATGGCTTACACCGGCCCGGTAGTGATACTCGTTAATGGATTTTCTGCATCGGCAAGCGAATTTTTCTCGGCTGCGATGCAGGATTACAACCGTGCTATTGTCATCGGGGCACCCACATTGGGCAAAGCGACGATGCAGACAATCATGCCTTTGGACAATAAGAACGAAGATTTCGTCAAGCTTACAGTCGAAAAATTCTACCGTATTACCGGTGAAAGCGGGCAAATCAAAGGCGTTATCCCCGATCTGGAATTACCAGTGCTTTTTGACGGCGTGATCAAAAGGGAGGACAGTTATAGAAACGCTTTGGTGCACGATTCGATTGCAACAAAAGCGCGTTTCCAGCGGCTGCTCATCCCTAATAAAGACAGGGTTTTAGGCCTCAGCAAAGAAAGGATTAAGAACAATTCGCGTTTTAATGATTTGCGCCGGTATAATAATGAAATCAATATAATGTATGAAAAACAGCGCGGCCCGATCAGGCTGACGCTCGCCGATGTCTTTAAGGATATCCACGAAATCGATCCGCTTTGGGACAAGGTTAAGGAAATCACACAAAGGCCTGCCAATACTGCCATCAGCAACACCACTTATGAAATTATGAAGATGGACAGCGATCCTTTTGAAAAGGAAATCAACACCTTTAAAATTAAAGATGTCCAAAATAGCCCATATCTTGAAGAAGCGATCAACATCATCAGGGATTACAAGGAATTCCTCAAAATGAACTGA
- the gcvT gene encoding glycine cleavage system aminomethyltransferase GcvT, whose translation MKNTALTHVHESLGAKMLPFAGYNMPILYEGVNAEHETVREGVGVFDVSHMGEFFLSGPNALDLIQKVTSNDASTLTVGRAQYSCLPNNDGGIVDDLIVYKIGEEEYMLVVNASNIDKDWDWISSHNDLGVKMENRSDDYSLLAIQGPKAVEAMQSLSSIDLSSIAYYHFAVGDFAGFNDIIISATGYTGSGGFEIYCKNEQVETLWNKVFEAGAPYGIKPIGLAARDTLRLEMGFCLYGNDINDTTSPLEAGLGWITKFNKDFTNSENLKKQKETGVTRKLVGFELTERGVPRQDYDIVDKEGNLIGTVTSGTMAPSLNKGIGLGYVTTENSAFDSEIFIRIRKNDIAAKVVKLPFYKK comes from the coding sequence ATGAAAAATACCGCGCTGACACACGTCCACGAAAGCCTTGGGGCGAAAATGCTGCCATTTGCAGGTTACAATATGCCGATACTTTATGAAGGCGTAAATGCTGAACATGAAACCGTACGCGAAGGTGTTGGGGTTTTTGATGTTTCACATATGGGGGAATTCTTCCTCTCCGGCCCGAACGCATTGGACCTGATCCAGAAAGTAACTTCGAATGACGCATCAACACTGACTGTAGGACGTGCGCAATATTCCTGCCTGCCTAACAATGACGGCGGAATCGTAGACGATCTGATTGTTTATAAAATAGGCGAAGAAGAATATATGCTGGTCGTCAATGCTTCCAATATTGATAAAGACTGGGATTGGATTTCATCACACAATGACCTTGGCGTAAAGATGGAAAACCGCTCAGACGATTATTCGTTGCTCGCCATCCAGGGCCCGAAAGCTGTTGAAGCCATGCAGTCTTTGTCATCTATAGATTTATCAAGCATTGCGTATTATCATTTTGCAGTGGGTGATTTTGCCGGTTTTAACGACATCATCATTTCCGCAACGGGTTACACCGGTTCGGGCGGTTTCGAGATTTATTGCAAAAATGAACAGGTGGAAACGCTTTGGAACAAGGTTTTTGAAGCCGGCGCTCCTTATGGTATCAAGCCCATCGGTTTGGCCGCGCGGGATACTTTAAGGTTGGAGATGGGATTTTGCCTTTACGGAAATGACATCAACGATACCACATCGCCATTGGAAGCCGGTTTGGGATGGATTACGAAATTCAACAAAGATTTTACCAACTCGGAAAACCTGAAAAAACAAAAAGAGACCGGCGTGACGCGCAAACTGGTCGGTTTTGAGCTCACTGAGCGTGGGGTACCTAGGCAGGATTATGACATTGTCGACAAAGAAGGAAATCTAATAGGTACCGTAACGTCGGGAACTATGGCTCCTTCTTTGAATAAAGGCATCGGACTGGGTTATGTGACTACAGAAAACAGTGCCTTCGACAGCGAAATCTTTATCCGCATCAGGAAAAATGATATTGCTGCGAAGGTGGTGAAATTGCCGTTTTACAAAAAGTAG
- a CDS encoding NAD(P)H-hydrate dehydratase — protein MKTTKVTRSQIRKIYRHAKPDDHKGTRGHALIIGGSYGKIGAICLSAEAALRSGCGLVTAFIPECGYEIVQVSIPEAMVITDKDKDSITSIKFPIKPQAIGIGPGMGQEAWTKKAFYNFMKTNDFPLVIDADGLNILASAKKYKDLLKPGTILTPHPKELERLIGKWETEKEKFVMATVFANQHNVIIVMKGAPTCIISGAEVFQNATGNPALATAGSGDVLTGIITSLLAQSYRPIDAAILGVYLQGLTADIALPETGTESFTASDIIQNLGKAFINIGKSMY, from the coding sequence ATGAAAACCACAAAAGTCACCAGATCGCAAATCCGGAAAATTTACCGCCACGCAAAGCCCGATGACCACAAAGGAACTCGCGGCCACGCCTTAATTATCGGTGGGAGTTATGGTAAAATCGGGGCAATCTGCCTTTCTGCGGAAGCGGCATTACGATCAGGCTGCGGATTGGTAACAGCCTTCATCCCGGAATGCGGTTATGAGATTGTGCAGGTTTCAATCCCCGAAGCCATGGTCATCACCGATAAAGACAAAGACAGCATTACATCCATTAAATTTCCCATAAAACCACAGGCTATTGGGATCGGGCCGGGGATGGGGCAGGAGGCATGGACCAAAAAAGCTTTTTATAATTTCATGAAAACAAATGACTTCCCTTTGGTCATTGACGCTGATGGTTTAAATATCCTGGCGTCAGCAAAAAAATACAAGGACCTTCTTAAACCCGGCACCATACTTACGCCACACCCCAAAGAACTGGAACGACTGATCGGGAAATGGGAAACCGAAAAAGAAAAATTCGTGATGGCAACAGTATTTGCAAATCAGCACAATGTGATTATAGTGATGAAAGGTGCTCCGACTTGCATTATATCAGGAGCTGAAGTTTTCCAGAATGCGACGGGAAATCCGGCGCTTGCCACAGCCGGAAGCGGTGATGTGCTTACTGGGATCATCACTTCGCTGCTGGCTCAATCTTACCGCCCTATTGATGCGGCGATTTTGGGCGTTTACCTTCAAGGCCTCACAGCAGATATCGCTTTACCCGAAACAGGCACGGAATCTTTTACTGCTTCCGACATCATCCAAAATTTAGGAAAAGCGTTTATAAATATCGGCAAATCAATGTATTAG
- a CDS encoding DUF421 domain-containing protein: MNPYLDIALRSAAVYIFMVLALRIFGKKELSQLNTADVVLILLISNSVQNAMVGADSTLWGGLCAALILFLLNFIVKKLIFRYKGLGELLQEKPQILIHNGKADFRMLAHESISHDELMEAIHEHGIENISDVKLAMLEMDGNISIISGDKNLSQTHYKRKKNRKSLTRIA; encoded by the coding sequence ATGAATCCCTATCTTGACATAGCACTCCGAAGCGCAGCCGTTTACATCTTTATGGTGTTGGCGCTACGTATTTTTGGCAAGAAGGAATTGTCACAACTCAATACTGCCGACGTTGTATTGATATTGCTGATCAGCAATTCGGTGCAGAATGCCATGGTAGGAGCTGACAGTACACTCTGGGGCGGGTTATGCGCTGCATTGATTTTATTCCTATTGAACTTCATCGTTAAAAAACTGATTTTCCGTTACAAAGGTTTGGGCGAATTGCTGCAGGAAAAGCCGCAAATCCTGATACACAATGGGAAGGCTGATTTCAGGATGCTTGCGCATGAAAGTATTTCCCACGATGAATTGATGGAAGCCATACACGAACATGGCATCGAAAACATCAGTGATGTGAAGCTGGCAATGCTTGAAATGGATGGCAATATCAGCATTATTTCAGGAGATAAAAACCTGAGTCAAACCCATTATAAGCGTAAAAAGAACCGCAAAAGCCTGACAAGAATAGCTTAA